A genomic window from Vigna radiata var. radiata cultivar VC1973A chromosome 2, Vradiata_ver6, whole genome shotgun sequence includes:
- the LOC106778870 gene encoding uncharacterized protein LOC106778870: MTNVKWLSETFDNSLQQNPNLKINEIRSKALRKWNTNVTLSKARRAKIMASEKLESSFKNQFKRIHDYAHELLKCNPGSIVQVKVDSENGQSVFQRFYVCLKACKVSFVCCRPFIGLDGCFLKGLYKGKLLTAIGRDPNDQILPLAYAIVEVENKDSWTWFLELLIEDLGGAEVGNACTFMSDQQKEKVLWPKVEESNMESCCKYISPSLGKRDVKYEGSDEEAYKYLIGIPPRYWSRSRFTGRAVCDTLTNNMSEGFNSVIVEARGKPIITMLEEIRVFLMKRWATNRIKTCNMDFDICPNIRKRLTKESNLSKNLIPSWSAEKIFEVRHYAQITNKFAVNLDNQDSMKFLNLDLENYVPIWFRRSTYEEAYASIIFPVNDHLLWERTPYVDVLPPFKRKVPRRPKKKRRLEQWELRRGETQMTKGGHRKKCSICRQVGHKRNKCPTQHQADLPGPSQPPPQQPTEEITQPSQPPTEEMTQQSEP; encoded by the exons atgaCGAATGTTAAGTGGTTGAGTGAGACATTTGATAATTCACTACAACAAAATccgaatttgaagataaatgaaaTACGCTCAAAAGCTTTGAGGAAATGGAATACGAATGTTACACTTTCTAAAGCTCGTAGGGCAAAGATAATGGCatctgaaaaacttgaaagTAGTTTCAAAAATCAGTTCAAAAGAATTCATGACTATGCACATGAATTATTGAAATGTAACCCTGGTTCAATAGTACAAGTTAAAGTGGATAGTGAAAATGGTCAGTCAGTTTTTCAGAGATTCTATGTTTGTTTGAAAGCTTGCAAGGTTAGCTTCGTGTGTTGTAGGCCATTTATTGGTTTGGATGGATGTTTTCTGAAAGGATTGTATAAGGGGAAGTTATTAACAGCTATTGGGAGAGATCCTAATGACCAGATTTTACCTTTGGCATACGCAATTGTGGAAGTAGAGAACAAAGATAGTTGGACATGGTTTCTAGAGTTGTTAATAGAAGACCTTGGGGGTGCTGAAGTTGGCAATGCATGCACTTTTATGTCTGATCAACAAAAG gaaaaagttCTCTGGCCAAAAGTTGAAGAATCTAATATGGAAAGCTGCTGCAAGTACATATCCCCAAGCTTGGGAAAAAGAGATGTTAAATATGAAGGAAGTGATGAAGAGGCTTACAAATATCTAATTGGTATCCCGCCAAG ATATTGGTCAAGATCTAGATTTACAGGTAGGGCAGTTTGTGATACACTAACCAATAACATGAGTGAAGGTTTTAATAGTGTGATTGTTGAGGCACGAGGAAAGCCCATTATAACCATGCTTGAAGAAATTAGAGTTTTCCTCATGAAAAGATGGGCAaccaatagaataaaaacatgtaatatGGACTTTGATATCTGCCCCAATATTAGAAAGAGACTTACAAAAGAGTCCAATTTATCGAAAAATTTGATCCCTAG TTGGTCTGCGGAAAAAATCTTTGAAGTTAGGCATTATGCACAGATTACAAACAAGTTTGCAGTTAACTTGGACAACCAAGATT CCATGAAGTTCCTAAATTTAGATCTAGAAAATTATGTACCCATTTGGTTCAGACGGTCAACGTATGAAGAAGCATATGCCTCCATCATATTTCCAGTCAACGACCACCTGTTATGGGAAAGAACACCTTACGTAGACGTCCTCCCACCATTCAAGAGAAAAGTACCTCGCagaccaaagaagaaaagaaggttgGAGCAATGGGAGCTAAGGAGGGGTGAGACCCAGATGACCAAAGGTGGCCACCGCAAGAAATGTAGTATTTGTCGTCAAGTTGGACATAAGAGAAATAAATGCCCTACTCAACATCAAGCAGACCTACCAGGACCATCCCAACCACCACCCCAACAACCAACTGAGGAAATTACACAACCATCCCAACCACCAACTGAGGAAATGACACAACAATCTGAACCATGA